The Flavobacterium sp. N2270 genome contains the following window.
AGTGTTTACACCTTATACTGTAGTAGTAAACCCGGCTCCTTCAGTAACTAATGTTACTTCAAATACTCCAATTTGTGTTGGTGAGGATGCTGTATTTACTGTAACTGGTTCGGCAAATACTACTTTAAGTTATATAATAGGAACGGGAGCTACTCAAACAATTCCGATTGACGCTTCAGGTATTGTAACAATTACTGTTACGGCGCCAGCTGTTGGAAACGTAGTGTTAAATTTATCAGATATTGATAACGGAGCTTGTAACACGGCTTTAACAAATTCATCTACAGTTGTGGTAAGAGCCTTACCTACTGTTACTAGCTTAACTGCTGTTAACCCTTCAATTTGTTTAGGAAGTGATGCTGAATTTACCATCACAGGAACACCAAATGCAACTGTAACTTATACGATAGGTACAGCTACTGCTCAAACGGTTGATTTAGACGCTACAGGTTCTGCTACAATTACAGTTCCTAATCCTACTACTGATGTAGTTGTTCTATTAAGTAACATTAATGATGGAACTTGTAATAACACATTGACTAATACAATTACAATTGTTGTAAACTCTGTACCTGTTCCAACAATAGATATTACTTCGTTACCAACATGTGCTGATCAAACAGCAACATTTGAAGTATTATCTCCATTAAATATGCAGTTAAATACCGCTTCAGATTTATTTATATCTGAAGTTACTGACGCAGCTACTGGAGCATTAACTTATGTTGAGGTGTACAATGGAACAGGAGCTACTGTTAACCTAAGTAATTACAAGTTAAAAGTGTATACTAACGGAAATGCAGCTCCTTCATGTGATTTAGTTTTATCAGGAACTTTATCTAATAACGATGTAGTTGTCATTAAATTAAGTACAAGTGCAAATACAGGAGGAGTTACACCAGATTTAAGTTTTACAACTTGTGGAGGTGTTAATAACAATGACCAAATTGCTTTATCAAATAGCACAGATGTAATTTTAGATGTTTGGGGAATCAACGGAACAGTGTTTACTCCTGGAGTTGGATATACTTACAGAAGATTAACTACTGCAACTTTACCAAGCGTTACTTGGGATCCTGCAGACTGGTCACTACTTGACCCAGAAGATTATTCAGATGTTGGTTTCTATACATTATATGTTACAGATTATGAGTATATCTTAAGTAATGGTACATCAACAACAACTCAAACAAGTGTTGACTTTACAGGCGTAACTCCTGGAACGTATACGTTGATTGTTCATGATTTAATTACAGGTTGTTTCTCAGAACCATATACATTTACAATTGATCCATTTGTGTTTACTAATCCGGTTCTAACATTTACATATGTAAGTCCAGTTTGTATTTCAAGCACTTCTAACCCTTTACCTGATACGTCAGTTACTGGATTTAACACAGGAGGAACATTCGCTGGAAATAATTCTAATATAGTTATAAACCCTTCAACAGGAGAAGTAGATTTATCTTCAAGCTTCCCAGGTACTTATACTATTACTTATACTTTTGCTCAAGACGCTACAAACTGTATAAATAGTGGAACTAGTCAGTATGAATTAGTTATAAATAGTGAAGAAGTTCCAACTTTTAATGATGTAGAAGTATGTGTTGGTTCAAATTTCCAATTACCACTTCAATCACTAGAAGGATATAGCGGAACTTGGTCACCAGCTGTTGCTGATGTTTCTGTTTTAGGTTCAACAACCTATTTCTTTACTCCAAACAATGCTTCATGTAGTCAAGTTGGAGAATTAGTTGTATTTGTTGAAAGTTGTACTATTCCTAAAGGAGTTTCTCCAAATGGAGATGGATTAAACGATAGTTGGGATTTATCTGGTTTTGATGTTAAAAAAGTTGAAATATTTAATAGATATGGTAAAGAAGTTTATTCTAAATCAAACTATACAAATGAATGGGTAGGTAAGTCTAATAACGGAAATGAATTACCAGATGGAACTTACTACTATGTTATTCAATTTAATGACATGGCTTCAAGAACTGGATGGGTTTATATCAATAGAGAACAATAAAATACAACTATGAACTACTCTTATTTTATAAGTAAGAGTAGTTCTATAATTAATCAAAATAAAAATGAACAAACTATATTTAGTTTCGATATTATTGTTAAGCTTTGTAATAGAAGGCTTTTCACAACAAGATCCTCATTACACACAATATATGTACAATATGAGTGTTATGAATCCTGCTTATGCAGGAAGTAAGGAAAATCTATCATTGGGTTTATTGTATAGAAAACAGTGGGTTGATATTGAAGATGCTCCAACAACAGGAACATTTTTTGGGCATACACGTGCCGGTAAAAATGTAGGTTTAGGTTTGTCTGTTATCTCAGATAAAATTGGTCCTGTTGAGGAAAATAATATCTATGGAGATTTTTCATATACCTTAAATTTAGGTGAAGAACATAAATTAGCATTTGGTTTAAAAGCTGGTGTTACTTTACATAAAGTAGGTTTGTATAGCGATGTTTATAATACATTACCAGACGCTAGTGATCCAGCTTTTGCTGAGAACACGAGTAACGCTTATTTGAATATTGGTTCTGGTTTATTTTATTATACCAATAAATATTATTTAGGGTTTTCAGTACCAAATATGTTAAAGTCTAAACATTTAGATTTTAATGGAAGAGAGTATGGTTCTGAATATTCACATTACTTTTTAACTGGAGGATATGTATTCGATGTTAATGAATCTATTAAATTCAAACCATTTTTTATGTTGAAATCTGCATTTGGTGCACCAGCATCTTTAGATTTATCTACAAACTTTTTGTTTAATGAGAAATTTGAAATAGGCGCAACTTATAGATTAGATGACAGTTTTGGAGCTATGGTAAATTATGCTATAACACCAGACATTAGAATTGGTTATGCATATGACCATATTGTTTCAGATTTAGACGTTTCAACTCCAGCTTCACACGAAATTATTTTGTTGTTTGATTTGAAATTCTCTAAAAAAGTATCAAGTTCACCAAGATATTTCTAATTATAAAGCGACAAAAACATGAAGAAATTATATATCACCTTAAGTTTTGTAATCGCTAGTGGAATACTAAGTGCACAAAACAAAGACACAAAAGCAGCTGACAAGTTATTCGATAGATATGAATATACTGAGGCAGCACAAGAATATTTAAAATTAGTAGACAAAGGCAAAGCTGATAATTATGTATATAAGCAATTAGCGGATAGTTATTATAATGTCTTTAATACTAAAGAAGCAACAAAGTGGTTTGCAAAATTAGTTGAAGAAAAACAAGATGCTGAAACATATTTTCAGTATGCTCAAATGCTAAAAGCTGAAGGAAACTATACTGAAGCTAATAAACAAATGAAGACATTTGCTTCAATGAAGCCAAATGATAGTAGAGCAAAAGCTTTTACAGATAATCAAGATTATGTTTCAGACATTAATGCTCAATTCAAATTATTTGGAGCAACCAAATCTGATATTAGTAGTGATAAAGCAGATTTTGGAGCTTTTTTAACTAATGACAATACACTTTACTTTGCAAGTGCAAGAAACACATCAAGAAAAGAGTATGGTTTAAATGAAGAGCCTTATTTGGATTTATATAAAGCAACTTATAATTCAAATAAAACAATAAGTGAAGCTACTACTGTGGATAACTTAAATACAAAATGGCATGATGGTCCGGCTACGATTACTTCTGACGGCTCAACAATGTATTTTGCAAGTGAGAGTTTTAATGAAAGTAAAGGCTTTGAAAAAGATAAAGAAAAACAATTAAAGTTTGGTAAAATTTATCTTTATAAAGCAACCAAAGAAGGAGATTCTTGGTCTAATAAAAAAGCATTACCATTTAATAATGTTGCCTACTCTGTAAGAAACCCTAGTATTAGTAAAGACGGAAAAACATTATATTTTTCTTCAAATATGCCTGGAGGTTTAGGTGGAGAAGATATTTGGAAGGTAAGTGTAAATGGAGATTCTTATGGAACACCTGAAAATTTAGGATCACGAGTTAATACAGAAGGAAATGATAGTTTCCCTTTCGTAACAGATGATAATATATTATATTTTTCTTCTGACTCTAGAGTTGGTTTAGGAGGATTTGATGTGTTTAAAGTTAATTTAAATGATAGTTCTGAACCAATGAATCTTGGGTTACCAGTAAATTCTGAAAAAGATGACTTTGCTTTTAGTTTTAATACAAAGAACAAAGTTGGTTTCTTTTCTAGTAATAGAGATGGTGTAGATAATATTTACATTGCGGACCCTATTTGTGGAGTAGAAACTACTGTAACTGTAAAAGATGCTAAAACAGGTAAGCTATTACAAGGCGCTACTGTAGCAATGATTGATGAGAAATTAGAACTTGTTGGAAAGTCAGAAACTTCAGAAAATGGAGAAAGCATATTTAAGGTTAACTGTGATATGGAATACGCCGTTCAAGCTTCAAGATTAGGTTATGAGAATGGAGTAGGAACAATGGAAAAATCTGAAGGAGGTAAGTCTACAGTTGTAATAAACTTAGAACCAATTAAGCCAATTATTACTGAAACAGAAGTTATTTTACAACCAATATTTTTTGAGTTCAATAAAAGTAATATTACTGCAGAAGGAGCTGCTGAGTTAGATAAATTAGTTGAAGTTATGAATGAATATCCAGAAATGGTAATATTTGCTAAATCTCATACAGATAGTAGAGGTGGAGATAAATACAACATGAATTTATCAGACAGAAGAGCTAAATCTACAGTTCAGTATATTATTTCTAAAGGAATTTCTAAAGAAAGAATTACGGGTCAAGGATTTGGTGAAAGCGAACCAAAAGTAGATTGTAAAAAATGTACTGAAGAAGAATATGCCCAAAACAGAAGAAGTGAATTCTTAATCGTAAAAAAATAAGTTAGTTAAATTAAGTTAATATTTAAAAAGCCTCAATAAATTTTATTGAGGCTTTTTTTTAATTATCAGAAGCAAACCATTCTGCAAATGAAGTTTCAGTTTCTTGTAGTCTAAGAGAAAATAAATTAATGTTTTCCGGAAGACGTTTTTTTATTTTTTTTGCAAAGTCAATTACCATATTTTCGCTGGTAGGTTGATAATCAACTAAAATTACATGATGATCTCTATCTTTTAAT
Protein-coding sequences here:
- a CDS encoding type IX secretion system membrane protein PorP/SprF — encoded protein: MNKLYLVSILLLSFVIEGFSQQDPHYTQYMYNMSVMNPAYAGSKENLSLGLLYRKQWVDIEDAPTTGTFFGHTRAGKNVGLGLSVISDKIGPVEENNIYGDFSYTLNLGEEHKLAFGLKAGVTLHKVGLYSDVYNTLPDASDPAFAENTSNAYLNIGSGLFYYTNKYYLGFSVPNMLKSKHLDFNGREYGSEYSHYFLTGGYVFDVNESIKFKPFFMLKSAFGAPASLDLSTNFLFNEKFEIGATYRLDDSFGAMVNYAITPDIRIGYAYDHIVSDLDVSTPASHEIILLFDLKFSKKVSSSPRYF
- a CDS encoding OmpA family protein, whose protein sequence is MKKLYITLSFVIASGILSAQNKDTKAADKLFDRYEYTEAAQEYLKLVDKGKADNYVYKQLADSYYNVFNTKEATKWFAKLVEEKQDAETYFQYAQMLKAEGNYTEANKQMKTFASMKPNDSRAKAFTDNQDYVSDINAQFKLFGATKSDISSDKADFGAFLTNDNTLYFASARNTSRKEYGLNEEPYLDLYKATYNSNKTISEATTVDNLNTKWHDGPATITSDGSTMYFASESFNESKGFEKDKEKQLKFGKIYLYKATKEGDSWSNKKALPFNNVAYSVRNPSISKDGKTLYFSSNMPGGLGGEDIWKVSVNGDSYGTPENLGSRVNTEGNDSFPFVTDDNILYFSSDSRVGLGGFDVFKVNLNDSSEPMNLGLPVNSEKDDFAFSFNTKNKVGFFSSNRDGVDNIYIADPICGVETTVTVKDAKTGKLLQGATVAMIDEKLELVGKSETSENGESIFKVNCDMEYAVQASRLGYENGVGTMEKSEGGKSTVVINLEPIKPIITETEVILQPIFFEFNKSNITAEGAAELDKLVEVMNEYPEMVIFAKSHTDSRGGDKYNMNLSDRRAKSTVQYIISKGISKERITGQGFGESEPKVDCKKCTEEEYAQNRRSEFLIVKK